CCTCGCGGGTGGTGTCGTTGACCGCCGATGCCACGCCCTGCTTGTCATCGGACACCGTGCTCATGATCGCCGAAGTGGCCGGCGTGGTGAGTAATCCGATGCCGGCGCTCATCACCAGCATGGGCCATCCGATGGCGCCGTAACCGTCTCCGAGCGAAACACCGCTCATCAAGGCGAATCCGATGGCGACGAGGGTGGACCCGGTGAACACCACCGCCCGCAGACCGACTCGGGGCAGGTACCAGAACGCCGTGGTCGACAGCAGCAGCACCGGGCCGACCAGTGGTGTCAACGCCATGGCGGTCTTGATCGGGGTGTAGCCGAGGATCAGTTGCATGTGCTGCACGATGATGAAGAAGTAGCCGAACATCGACAGGAAGAAGACGGTGATCGTGGCCGCTCCGGTGGCGAAGGCGGGGTCGGCGAACAGTCGGATGTCCAGAAGCGGGTGCCCGCAGCGCAGTTCCCATACCGCGAAGGCCACCACCAGTGCCACGCCGGCGGACAGGCACCCGATCACCAGTGCATCGGACCACCCCCGGGCGGGTACCTCGAGGATGGCGAACACCACCGCCGCGACCCCGCTGCCGATCAACACCGCACCGACCCAGTCCAGCGGGGTGGCCACGGACTCCTTGGACGTGGCGATCGTCAGGGCGAGGAGGAACAACGCCGCGGCGGCGGCGGTGAAGGCCCAGAAGATCATCTGCCAGGACCAGAAGTGCAGGATGGCGCCCGACCCGAGCATTCCGATGATCGCGCCGGAACCGGCGGCGCCGGCCCAGATGCCGACGGCCTTGTTGCGCTGGTCTTTCGGGTACGCCGTGGTGATCAGCGACAGGGTCGCCGGCATGACCAGTGCGGCACCGGCTCCGGCGGCGCCACGCGCGATGATGAGGTGTAGTGGATCCGACCAGATGGCCGGCGCGATCGAGGCGATCCCGAACACGGACAACCCCACCAGTAGGGCACCGCGGCGGCCGTAGCGGTCCCCGAGCGCGCCGGCGGGCAGCAACAGGCAGGCCAGCACCAACGTGTAGCTGTCGACGATCCAGGTGAGCTCGGTTTGGGTGGCCGACGTCGACGTCGCCAGATCCGGCAACGCGGTGTTCAACCCGATCATCGACGAGATGACAAGGAGGACACCGAGACACGCTACGGTGAGGGTCCAGCGGCGCGCGGCGGCAGACGGCTGCGGCATCGAGCCGGTGGCGTGGTCGGCCTCGCTGAGCGTATCGACCATGTCCCCGCTTTCGACGAGTGCGTTATTTTTGGTACTGATCGTCTTGTTTCGAGACTAACAGTCTCGTACGGCTGGTGGGAGGGAGAATCGCGATGTCGACGGTGCACACCGACCCACGGCCGGCGCGCTCGCGGGCGCGGTTGTTGGACGCTGCGACCACATTGCTGCGTACCGGCGGGCCCAGCGCGGTCACCGTCGACGCCGTCATCCGTGCCTCCAATGTCGCCCGAGCCACCCTGTACCGGCACTTTCCCAGCGGGAACGACCTGTTGGCGGCGGCGTTTCATGCACTCATCCCGCCCGTGCCGCTGCCGCCGGAGGGCGGCTCGCTGCGCGATCGGTTGATCGCCGCGCTCGACGGTTTCGCGACGTTGGTCGTCGAGGCACCGATCAGCCTGGCGGCGACGTCATGGCTTGCCCTCGGCGGCGGGCTGGAGCCCTCTTGGTGGCCCAGGGGAGACCATGAAGCGGAAAGCGATGAGGTGCGGACGCTGCGCGAGCGGGTGGCCGAGCAGTATGCGGCCCCCTTCGACGCCATCTTTGCCAGCCCTGATGCGGTCGCCCAAATCGGCGATGTGGACCGCGCGCAGGCCGTGGCACTGCTGTTGGGCCCGATCGTGCTCGGGAAGCTCAGCACACTGGCCGATTTCGACTACCACCAGGTGGCCAGGGTCGCCGTCGACGGCTTCCTGGCCACCCATGGCAGGGGTGGAAAAGCTAGCGCAGCGAGTACCGGATCGGCAGGTGCTTGAGCCCGCCGACGAATGTCGTCGCCGACAACTCCGGGGTGCCGGCCAGTTCGATCGAGTCCAGGCGCGGGATGAGCTCGGTGAACAGACTGTTCATCTCCATCCGCGCCAAAGCGGCCCCCAGGCAGAAGTGCACCCCGTAGCCGAAAGACACGTGCTTGTTGTTCTCGCGCCCGACGTCGAAGCGGAACGGCTCGTCGAACACGTCCTCGTCTCGATTGCCCGAAGCGTAAGCAAGATAGACGGATTCGCCCTCGGCGATGCGCACCCCGCGCACCTCGGTGTCGGCGGTGGCGGTGCGCATGAATTCCTTGACCGGTGTGGTCCAGCGGATCATCTCCTCGACCGCGGTGCCCATCAGATCTGGTTGGGTGCGCAGCCGGTCGAGTTGGTCGGGGTTTTCGATCAGTGCCAGCAGGCCGCCCGAGATGGCGTCCTTGGTGGTGTCATGCCCGGCGCTGGCGACGATCACGTAGTAGGAGGCGGTGTCCACATCCGAGAGCGGTTCACCGTCGATGCGGCCGTTGGCGATGGCCGAGGCCAGATCCTCGGTGGGATTGGCCCGTCGTGACGCGGTCAGGGTGGAGAAGTAGGCGAAGAAGTCCATCAGCACGGCGAGTTGGTCCTCCAGGGATCCGCCTTCGCGCTTGTACTCGTCGTCGTCACCGCCGAACATCTCCTGGGTCAACATGTGCATGCGCTCGTAGTCCTCTTCAGGCAGCCCGAGCAGCGACATGATGACGTAGAGCGGGAACTGCACCGCGATGGCGGTGACGAAATCGCATTCGGGTCCAATATCGCGCATCCGGTCGACGTAACGCTTGGCCAGCTCGTCGACGCGAACCTTGAGGTCACGCATGGCCTTGGGGCGGAACCAATCCGCGCCGATGGCGCGCACCTTGCGATGGTGTGGGTCATCCATGTGGATCAGGGTGCGCAGGCCCATGCCTGCCTCCAGCTGTTGCTTGGCCAGGTCGTCGGCGGCCGCGGTGGCCAGCAGTGGCCGCGGTTCGCTGATGAACAGGTTGTTCTCCCGTTCGACGGCCATGATGTCGGCGTGCTTGGTTATGGCCCAGAACGGTCGATACAGCCGAGACTCCACCTTGACCACGGGTTCGTGGCGGCGCAGGTAGGCCATCGCCTCGTGCAGCCGCGCATCGTCGGCGTAGGCCTTCGGCTCGACGAAGACCTTTGCGTACTCACTGGCCCGGCCGTCTTTGGTCGGAGTGCTCATCACGGGGCTCCTTCGTGCTGTCTTGACGGCTGTCAAGTCCGAGTCTAGGCGGGCCCCGTCGACGACACGGCCAGATTGTCCGAATCGTCGTCAGTAGGCTCGATCCGTGCTTCTGTCGTCGCGATCCGTCCTCCGCACGCTGGCGCTGCTGGTGGTCGTGATGCTCGCCGCGGGGTGTGGACTGGGCGGCGACGGCGGGCGGGCATCGCTGCCGCCGGACCCGTCGGTGGTGCGGACCGCCGACGGCTTCGTCCGTGGGGTGGCCACCCTGGACAAGCGCAATTTTGCGGGAATCCCTTATGCGGCACCGCCGGTCGGTCCACTGCGTTGGCGGCCTCCGCAGCCGGTCGCCCCATGGCAGGGCGTCCGCGACGCGACCAAGACCGGCCCGCGGTGCCTGCAGGGCGAAAGCGGCGATGTGGAGTTCGGCAAGCAGACCGATGAGGACTGCCTGACGCTCAACGTGTGGACGCCGGCACCCGAGAACACCCTTCGGCCGGTGATGGTGTGGATCCACGGTGGCTCTTTCATCAACGGCAACGGCGCCATGTACGACGCCCGCTGGCTCGTCGACCGTGGTGACATCGTGGTGGTCACCCTCAATTACCGGTTGGGTGCCTTGGGATTTCTCGCCCATCCGGCGCTGGGGGAGTCGGGCGGCGTCGGCAACTACGGCCTGGCCGACCAGCAGGCGGCGCTGCGCTGGGTGCACGAGAACATCGCGGCGTTCGGTGGTGACCCGGACAAGGTGACCATCGCCGGGGAGTCGGCGGGCGGGATGTCGGTGTGCGATCACCTGGTCGCGCCGGAGTCGCAGGGCTTGTTCCGGGCCGCGATCATCCAGAGCGGACCGTGCCAGGCGCAGGTGGGGCTACCCCGGGCCGAGAAGATCAGCAGCGACTTCGCCCGCGATATGGGGTGTGCCGATCCGGCCGCCGTTGCCGCCTGTCTACGCGGGCTGCCGGCCCATCAGGTGGATAAACCGGTGTGGTACGGCCGAATCGGCGAGGACACCCTCAGCGGACCGGTCTACGGCACCACGACCCTGCCCGAAGACCCGATGGTCGCGTTCCGGGACGGTCGGGCGGCCGAGGTGCCGGTGCTGATCGGCACCAATCGCGACGAGTTCACCCTCTTCGCCGCCCTGCAGTACCTGCGCGGGGCCAGGCAGTACGACGCCGGCGAATATCCCGACCTGCTTGCCGACACCTTCGGCGCGGACGCCGCGGCGGTCGGTGCCCGGTATCCGCTGGACAGGTACGGCGGCAGCGCGGCACTGGCGTACTCGGCGGCGGTGACCGATGGCGTCTTCGCCTGTGTCGCCGAACGGATGGCCGACCAACTGGCATCGAGTCGGTCGGTTTTCGGCTATCAGTTCGACGATCCCCGCCCGCCGACTCCAGAACCGATGCGTACGTTGCCGTTTCCGGTCGGCGCCAGCCACTCGCTGGAACTGCGCTATCTGTTCGACGTCGGTGGGGCGCCGCCGCTGAGCCCTGACCAGCAGCAGTTGTCGAACCAGATGATCGACTATTGGACGGCATTCGTCCGTTCCGGTGCACCCGATGTCGATGGCGCACCGGACTGGCCGGCGGTCAGCGGCTCGGCTTCCTGGATGTCCCTGCGGCCTGACGGGTCGCGGATGGTCACCAGTTTCGGATCCGAGCACCAATGCGATTTCTGGGCAGGGCTGCCGGGTCGATAGCGCACCGGCGGCTTCCGTGCGGTCAGGACGTCGAGCTGACCGGAGTCACCCAGGTCGTGATCTCGGCGTGCACCACCTCGGTGCCTGCGCGGTCGGTGATGCGCACCGGCACCACGATCTCGGTGCCGTCGGTGATGACGGCGAAGTCCGGGGGGCTGAATCGGGCCGTGGCGCGCAGCGATGTCGTCGCCTTGGCCAGGTACTGCACCGTCATCCCTTTCGGGATCCACCGGTGGGTGGCCGGCACGGTCGCCTCCATGGCCATCCCCATCGCCACCTCGGCGGCATTGCACGAGGCGATCGCGTGCACGGTGTGCAGGTGGTTGTAGACGTAGAACCACTTCGGCACGTCGACCTCGGCCAGTCCCGGCTCCATCCGGCGGATGTGCGGGAGTACCGAGGCGAAATAGGGGACTCGGACCATCGCCGCCGCGGAGAACAACCGGCTACCCAGCGGTTTGTCGGCCAACTGCTGCCACGCGCGGTAGGTGGGACTCGTCATGCTGCGCTACCTTACTCGTCGGTAAGATCGCCTGATCGCGGTGCGTCGAGCACCCCGGCCCGGCGCCCGGCGGGGGAGTGGCCGACCTGGTCAAATGGAGATTTGTAGGACGCCGGGATCTGAGGCATACTGTTCGGGTTGCCTTGAGCCGGGTTCGCCCGGATGGAGGCAACCGACCAGCGTCCTTTGCGGATGCATCCGGTCCCACCTCGATCGCGACGAATACGACGCGAAAGAATGTGCGTAAGGGCGACACACCCGAGCGCGGGGGTCGGTGAACCAGAGACAGGTAAACAGCGGCGGCAACAGGCTGCGCGCGCCCCGGTCACGGAGCGCGCACACCGGGGCCAGACCAGAGACAAGGCCCAACCATGGGCCCGTTAGTAGTGAGGTAGGAGAAGCGTGGCGGGACAGAAGATCCGCATCAGGCTCAAGGCCTACGACCATGAGGCGATTGACGCCTCGGCGCGCAAGATCGTCGAGACTGTCACCCGTACGGGCGCCAGTGTGGTTGGCCCGGTGCCGCTGCCGACCGAGAAGAACGTGTACTGCGTCATTCGGTCTCCCCATAAGTACAAGGACTCGCGGGAGCATTTCGAGATGCGTACCCACAAGCGCCTTATCGACATCCTCGACCCCACGCCGAAGACCGTTGACGCTTTGATGCGCATCGATCTGCCGGCCAGTGTCGACGTCAATATCCAGTAGGAGATTCCAGAACTCATGGCACGAAAAGGAATTCTGGGCACCAAACTGGGCATGACGCAGGTGTTCGACGAGAACAACAAAGTCGTCCCGGTGACGGTCGTCAAGGCCGGCCCCAATGTGGTGACCCGCATCCGTACCACCGAGCGTGACGGCTACAGCGCCGTGCAGCTCGCTTACGGCGAGATCAGCCCGCGCAAGGTGAACAAGCCGGTCACCGGTCAGTTCGCCGCCGCCGGTGTGAACCCGCGCCGCCACCTCGCCGAGCTACGTCTCGATGATGAGGCCGCCGCCGCCGATTACGAGGTCGGCCAAGAGCTGACCGCCGAGATCTTCGCCGACGGTGCTTACGTCGACGTGACCGGCACCAGCAAGGGCAAGGGCTTCGCAGGCACCATGAAGCGGCACGGCTTCGCCGGCCAGGGCGCCGCGCACGGTGCCCAGGCTGTGCACCGCCGTCCGGGCTCGATCGGTGGCTGCGCCACCCCGGGCCGCGTCTTCAAGGGCACCCGCATGTCGGGCCGTATGGGCAGTGACCGCGTCACCACCCAGAACCTGAAGGTGCACAAGGTCGATGCCGAGAACGGCGTACTGCTGATCAAGGGTGCCGTCCCCGGACGCAATGGTGGACTCGTCGTGGTCCGCACCGCGATCAAACGAGGTGAGAAGTAATGGCTCTCAAGCTTGACGTTCACACTCCGGACGGCAAGACGGACGGTTCCGTGGAACTTCCCGCTGCCCTGTTCGATGTGGAACCCAACATCGCTCTGCTGCACCAGGTGGTGAATGCACAGCTGGCCGCGAAGCGTCAGGGAACGCATTCGGCCAAGACCCGCGCCGAGGTCTCCGGTGGTGGCAAGAAGCCGTACCGCCAGAAGGGCACCGGCCGCGCCCGTCAGGGCTCGACCCGCGCACCGCAGTTCACCGGTGGTGGCATCGTGCACGGACCGAAGCCGCGTGACTACAGCCAGCGGACCCCCAAGAAGATGATCGCCGCCGCCACCCGCGGGGCGCTCTCGGACCGGGCTCGCAACGATCGGATCCACGCTGTCACCGAACTGGTGGCCGGTCAGACTCCGTCGACCAAGTCGGCGAAGTCGTTCCTGGCCAGCCTCACCACGAACAAGAACGTGTTGATCGTCATCGGTCGCAGCGATGAGGTCGGCGCGAAGAGCGTGCGGAACCTGCCCGGCGTGCATGTCATCTCGGCGGACCAGCTCAACGCGTACGACGTGCTGCACGCCGACGACGTGGTGTTCTCGGTCGAGGCCCTGAACGCCTACATCACCGCGCACACCAAGAAGGAAGAGGTGTCTGCCTGATGGCCACGATCACCGACCCTCGCGACATCATCCTCGCGCCGGTCATCTCCGAGAAGTCCTACGGGCTGATCGAGGACAACGTGTACACGTTCGTCGTGCACCCGGATTCGAACAAGACGCAGATCAAGATCGCCATCGAGAAGATCTTCTCCGTCAAGGTCGATTCGGTGAACACGTTGAACCGCAACGGCAAGCGCAAGCGGACCCGCAGTGGCTACGGCACGCGCAAGAGCACCAAGCGCGCCATCGTGACCCTGGCCGCAGGCAGCAAGCCGATCGACTTGTTCGGAGCGCCGGCCTAGCGGCAGGCAGAGAGACTCAGGAACTTAGAAATGGCAATTCGCAAGTACAAGCCGACGACCCCGGGTCGTCGCGGTTCGAGCGTCTCCGATTTCGCCGAGATCACTCGTTCGACTCCGGAGAAGTCGCTGGTCCGTCCGCTGCACAGCACGGGTGGACGTAACGCGCACGGCCGCATCACCACTCGTCACAAGGGTGGCGGCCACAAGCGCGCCTACCGGCTTATCGACTTCCGTCGTCACGACAAAGACGGTGTCAACGCCAAGGTTGCGCACATCGAGTACGACCCCAACCGCACCGCGAACATCGCGCTGCTGCACTACTTGGACGGCGAGAAGCGCTACATCATCGCCCCCAAGGATCTGAAGCAGGGCGACGTCATCGAGCAGGGGCCGAACGCCGATATCAAGCCCGGCAACAACCTGCCGCTGCGCAACATCCCGGCCGGTACCGTCATCCACGCCGTGGAGCTGCGGCCCGGCGGCGGCGCCAAGCTGGCCCGCTCTGCCGGTGTCAGCATCCAGCTGCTCGGTAAGGAAGGCAGCTACGCATCGCTGCGTATGCCCTCCGGCGAGATCCGTCGCGTCGACGTGCGCTGCCGCGCCACCGTCGGCGAGGTCGGCAACGCCGAGCAGGCCAACATCAACTGGGGCAAGGCCGGTCGTATGCGGTGGAAGGGCAAGCGCCCCACCGTCCGTGGTGTCGTCATGAACCCGGTCGACCACCCGCACGGCGGTGGTGAGGGTAAGACCTCCGGTGGCCGCCACCCGGTGAGCCCCTGGGGTAAACCCGAGGGCCGCACCCGCAAGCCCAACAAGGCGAGCGACAAGCTCATCGTCCGTCGCCGGCGCACCGGCAAGAAGCGCTAGGAGTAAATAGCGATGCCACGCAGCCTCAAGAAGGGCCCGTTCGTCGACGACCACCTTCTCAAGAAGGTCGACGTCCAGAACGAGAAGAACAGCAAGCAGGTCATCAAGACCTGGTCGCGCCGGTCCACCATCATCCCGGACTTCATCGGTCACACCTTCGCCGTCCACGACGGTCGCAAGCACGTGCCGGTGTTCGTTACCGAGTCGATGGTCGGGCACAAGCTGGGCGAGTTCGCCCCCACCCGCACGTTCAAGGGTCACATCAAGGATGACCGGAAGGCGAAGCGCCGGTAATGACTACTGCAATTGAGTATCCGTCCGCGAAGGCGGTGGCACGCTTCGTGCCGTTCTCGCCGACCAAGGCTCGCCGGGTCATCGACCTGGTCCGCGGCAAGTCCGTGGCCGAGGCGCTCGACATCCTGCGGTGGGCACCGCAGGACGCCAGCACCACGGTGGCCAAGGTGATCGCCAGCGCAGCTGCCAACGCGCAGAACAACGACGGCCTGGACCCGTCGACCCTCGTGGTCGCGACGATCTTCGCCGACGGCGGTCCGACCGCCAAGCGCATCCGTCCGCGCGCCCAGGGGCGTGCCTTCCGGATCCGCAAGCGCTCCAGCCACATCACCGTGATCGTGGAAAGCCGTCCGC
The sequence above is drawn from the Mycolicibacterium neoaurum VKM Ac-1815D genome and encodes:
- a CDS encoding hotdog fold domain-containing protein — translated: MTSPTYRAWQQLADKPLGSRLFSAAAMVRVPYFASVLPHIRRMEPGLAEVDVPKWFYVYNHLHTVHAIASCNAAEVAMGMAMEATVPATHRWIPKGMTVQYLAKATTSLRATARFSPPDFAVITDGTEIVVPVRITDRAGTEVVHAEITTWVTPVSSTS
- the rplD gene encoding 50S ribosomal protein L4, with product MALKLDVHTPDGKTDGSVELPAALFDVEPNIALLHQVVNAQLAAKRQGTHSAKTRAEVSGGGKKPYRQKGTGRARQGSTRAPQFTGGGIVHGPKPRDYSQRTPKKMIAAATRGALSDRARNDRIHAVTELVAGQTPSTKSAKSFLASLTTNKNVLIVIGRSDEVGAKSVRNLPGVHVISADQLNAYDVLHADDVVFSVEALNAYITAHTKKEEVSA
- a CDS encoding cytochrome P450, which translates into the protein MSTPTKDGRASEYAKVFVEPKAYADDARLHEAMAYLRRHEPVVKVESRLYRPFWAITKHADIMAVERENNLFISEPRPLLATAAADDLAKQQLEAGMGLRTLIHMDDPHHRKVRAIGADWFRPKAMRDLKVRVDELAKRYVDRMRDIGPECDFVTAIAVQFPLYVIMSLLGLPEEDYERMHMLTQEMFGGDDDEYKREGGSLEDQLAVLMDFFAYFSTLTASRRANPTEDLASAIANGRIDGEPLSDVDTASYYVIVASAGHDTTKDAISGGLLALIENPDQLDRLRTQPDLMGTAVEEMIRWTTPVKEFMRTATADTEVRGVRIAEGESVYLAYASGNRDEDVFDEPFRFDVGRENNKHVSFGYGVHFCLGAALARMEMNSLFTELIPRLDSIELAGTPELSATTFVGGLKHLPIRYSLR
- a CDS encoding MFS transporter, producing the protein MVDTLSEADHATGSMPQPSAAARRWTLTVACLGVLLVISSMIGLNTALPDLATSTSATQTELTWIVDSYTLVLACLLLPAGALGDRYGRRGALLVGLSVFGIASIAPAIWSDPLHLIIARGAAGAGAALVMPATLSLITTAYPKDQRNKAVGIWAGAAGSGAIIGMLGSGAILHFWSWQMIFWAFTAAAAALFLLALTIATSKESVATPLDWVGAVLIGSGVAAVVFAILEVPARGWSDALVIGCLSAGVALVVAFAVWELRCGHPLLDIRLFADPAFATGAATITVFFLSMFGYFFIIVQHMQLILGYTPIKTAMALTPLVGPVLLLSTTAFWYLPRVGLRAVVFTGSTLVAIGFALMSGVSLGDGYGAIGWPMLVMSAGIGLLTTPATSAIMSTVSDDKQGVASAVNDTTREVGAALGIALAGSLLAAKYTDALAPALPADLPLPVREAVTGSLGQALEVSATLGPRGASVAELAESAFVESMSSALLVMALVVGISAVVLGFWAPGRDGRQLAVLRGLRGTGKHRR
- the rpsS gene encoding 30S ribosomal protein S19 translates to MPRSLKKGPFVDDHLLKKVDVQNEKNSKQVIKTWSRRSTIIPDFIGHTFAVHDGRKHVPVFVTESMVGHKLGEFAPTRTFKGHIKDDRKAKRR
- the rplB gene encoding 50S ribosomal protein L2, whose protein sequence is MAIRKYKPTTPGRRGSSVSDFAEITRSTPEKSLVRPLHSTGGRNAHGRITTRHKGGGHKRAYRLIDFRRHDKDGVNAKVAHIEYDPNRTANIALLHYLDGEKRYIIAPKDLKQGDVIEQGPNADIKPGNNLPLRNIPAGTVIHAVELRPGGGAKLARSAGVSIQLLGKEGSYASLRMPSGEIRRVDVRCRATVGEVGNAEQANINWGKAGRMRWKGKRPTVRGVVMNPVDHPHGGGEGKTSGGRHPVSPWGKPEGRTRKPNKASDKLIVRRRRTGKKR
- a CDS encoding carboxylesterase/lipase family protein, producing the protein MLAAGCGLGGDGGRASLPPDPSVVRTADGFVRGVATLDKRNFAGIPYAAPPVGPLRWRPPQPVAPWQGVRDATKTGPRCLQGESGDVEFGKQTDEDCLTLNVWTPAPENTLRPVMVWIHGGSFINGNGAMYDARWLVDRGDIVVVTLNYRLGALGFLAHPALGESGGVGNYGLADQQAALRWVHENIAAFGGDPDKVTIAGESAGGMSVCDHLVAPESQGLFRAAIIQSGPCQAQVGLPRAEKISSDFARDMGCADPAAVAACLRGLPAHQVDKPVWYGRIGEDTLSGPVYGTTTLPEDPMVAFRDGRAAEVPVLIGTNRDEFTLFAALQYLRGARQYDAGEYPDLLADTFGADAAAVGARYPLDRYGGSAALAYSAAVTDGVFACVAERMADQLASSRSVFGYQFDDPRPPTPEPMRTLPFPVGASHSLELRYLFDVGGAPPLSPDQQQLSNQMIDYWTAFVRSGAPDVDGAPDWPAVSGSASWMSLRPDGSRMVTSFGSEHQCDFWAGLPGR
- the rplV gene encoding 50S ribosomal protein L22, whose protein sequence is MTTAIEYPSAKAVARFVPFSPTKARRVIDLVRGKSVAEALDILRWAPQDASTTVAKVIASAAANAQNNDGLDPSTLVVATIFADGGPTAKRIRPRAQGRAFRIRKRSSHITVIVESRPPKQKGGASTSTARTRRAQGSKAAAAKATDSKEGSE
- a CDS encoding TetR/AcrR family transcriptional regulator, whose protein sequence is MSTVHTDPRPARSRARLLDAATTLLRTGGPSAVTVDAVIRASNVARATLYRHFPSGNDLLAAAFHALIPPVPLPPEGGSLRDRLIAALDGFATLVVEAPISLAATSWLALGGGLEPSWWPRGDHEAESDEVRTLRERVAEQYAAPFDAIFASPDAVAQIGDVDRAQAVALLLGPIVLGKLSTLADFDYHQVARVAVDGFLATHGRGGKASAASTGSAGA
- the rplC gene encoding 50S ribosomal protein L3, translating into MARKGILGTKLGMTQVFDENNKVVPVTVVKAGPNVVTRIRTTERDGYSAVQLAYGEISPRKVNKPVTGQFAAAGVNPRRHLAELRLDDEAAAADYEVGQELTAEIFADGAYVDVTGTSKGKGFAGTMKRHGFAGQGAAHGAQAVHRRPGSIGGCATPGRVFKGTRMSGRMGSDRVTTQNLKVHKVDAENGVLLIKGAVPGRNGGLVVVRTAIKRGEK
- the rplW gene encoding 50S ribosomal protein L23, with the translated sequence MATITDPRDIILAPVISEKSYGLIEDNVYTFVVHPDSNKTQIKIAIEKIFSVKVDSVNTLNRNGKRKRTRSGYGTRKSTKRAIVTLAAGSKPIDLFGAPA
- the rpsJ gene encoding 30S ribosomal protein S10; the encoded protein is MAGQKIRIRLKAYDHEAIDASARKIVETVTRTGASVVGPVPLPTEKNVYCVIRSPHKYKDSREHFEMRTHKRLIDILDPTPKTVDALMRIDLPASVDVNIQ